GTAGCCCACCAGGGCATTGGCGGCCACTGAGCCACCCAGGTAGCCGAACAGACCGGTAAAGCCTGCGGCGGTACCGGCGGCCTTCTTGGGGACCAGCTCCAGCGCCTGCAGGCCGATCAGCATCACCGGGCCGTAGATCAGGAAGCCGATGCAGACCAGGGCGGCCAGGTCGACGCCGGGGTTGCCTTCCGGGTTGAGCCAGTAGACCAGGGTGGCGACCATCACGCCGAGCATGAACACCACGCCGGTGGCGCCACGATTGCCGCGGAACAGCTTGTCCGAGAGCCAGCCGCAGAGCAGGGTGCCAGGGATGCCGGCCCACTCGTAGAAGAAATAGGCCCAGGAGGTTTTGTCCACCGAGAAGTGCTTGGCTTCCTTGAGGTAGGTGGGCGCCCAGTCCAGCACGCCATAGCGCAGCAGGTAGACGAAGACGTTGGCGAAGGCGATGTACCAGAGCAGGCGATTCTTCAGCACGTATTCGACGAAGATCTCCTTGGTGGAGAATTCGCGCTCGTGGCCTTCGCTGTAGCCCTCGGGAAAGTCCTGCTTCCATTGCTCCACCGATGGCAGGCCACAGGATTGCGGGGTGTCTCTCATGGTGATGAAGGCGAACACGGCCACTGCCAGGGCGACCACCGCCGGGACATAGAAAGCCGAGCGCCAGTCGTCGAACAGGAACAGGCCGAGTAGGAACAGCGGGCCGATCAGACCGCCGCCGACATTGTGGGCGACGTTCCATACCGAGACCACGCCGCCACGCTCCTTCTGCGACCACCAGTGCACCATGGTGCGACCGCTGGGCGGCCAGCCCATTCCTTGGAACCAGCCGTTGAGGAACAGCAGGACGAACATGATGCCGACACTGGAGGTGGCCCAAGGTGCGAATCCGAACAGCAGCATCACCAGGGCGGACAGCACCAGGCCAGCGGGCAGAAAGTAGCGCGGATTGGAGCGATCCGAGACCAGACCCATGAGGAACTTGGACAGTCCGTAGGCGATGGCTACCGCGGAGAGCGCCACGCCCAGTTCGCCCCGGCTATAGCCTTGCTCCACCAGCGAGGGCATGGCCAGGGAGAAGTTCTTGCGCAGCAGATAGTAGCCGGCGTAGCCGATGAAGATTCCGGCGAAGATCTGCCAGCGCAGGCGGCGATAGATGGGGTCGATGCGATCAGCGGGCAGGGGCGGGCGATGAGCCGCAGGGGCGAAGATTCCAAGCATGAGTGCCTCGGTATTGTTATAGGTATTAAGCGAAATCGAACATTTCCAGTTCGTTTTCGAATATTACAATGATATTACAGCGTGACTAGGCTTTTCCGCTCTGTGGCAGCGGACCGGGGGTTTTGCCGCTTGATCTGCAGCGACGGCGCGCCTAGGGTTGCGCCTCTATGCCGTTGTCGTTTTTCGCGAGTCGCTATGCCTGCCTGGAAAGTCCTGTCCTCCCGTGCCGTGACGCTGGTTACCGCTCTGTTCGAGCGCTATCCGCGGCTGATCGCCCTCGCCGGTTTCATCTCGGGGATCTGCAGCTTCCTGCTGGTCGACCGGCAGAAGGGCTTCGCCCCGGTGATGGCCGTGGTCATGCTGGCGAGCTGGGTCTGGTTGATGCTGGAAAACGTGCTCCGTGGCTGGGTCAGCCGCCGCTTCGGCTGGGAGCTGCCACCGCCGTTGCTGCGCTACGCTACCCAATTGATCCATCAGGAAAGCCTGTTCTTCTGCCTGCCGTTCTTCGCCATCACCACCGCCTGGAACAGCGGCCAGGCGCTGTTCACCGGGCTGCTCGGCGCGGCCGCGCTGGTCTCCATCATCGATCCGCTCTACTACAAGGCGCTCGCCCCGCGACGCTGGGTGTTCCTCAGCTACCACACCCTGACGCTGTTCGCGGTGCTGCTCACGGCTTTGCCGATCATCCTGCACCTGACCACCACCCAGAGCTACG
The window above is part of the Pseudomonas oryzihabitans genome. Proteins encoded here:
- a CDS encoding DUF5924 family protein, whose protein sequence is MPAWKVLSSRAVTLVTALFERYPRLIALAGFISGICSFLLVDRQKGFAPVMAVVMLASWVWLMLENVLRGWVSRRFGWELPPPLLRYATQLIHQESLFFCLPFFAITTAWNSGQALFTGLLGAAALVSIIDPLYYKALAPRRWVFLSYHTLTLFAVLLTALPIILHLTTTQSYELALGVAVLLSFPSLAVAFRVRLGWRWLGLLALCLAIGAFGWVGRAWVPPATLWLTDMGMSTDFDSLKREPGEAVKSLSAAQLRAQGLYAFTAINAPRGLNERIYHVWRHAGQEVDRIPLDISGGREAGYRAWTHKQNFPGDVTGRWQVQVVTDVGQVIGTLRFEVTP
- the glpT gene encoding glycerol-3-phosphate transporter — protein: MLGIFAPAAHRPPLPADRIDPIYRRLRWQIFAGIFIGYAGYYLLRKNFSLAMPSLVEQGYSRGELGVALSAVAIAYGLSKFLMGLVSDRSNPRYFLPAGLVLSALVMLLFGFAPWATSSVGIMFVLLFLNGWFQGMGWPPSGRTMVHWWSQKERGGVVSVWNVAHNVGGGLIGPLFLLGLFLFDDWRSAFYVPAVVALAVAVFAFITMRDTPQSCGLPSVEQWKQDFPEGYSEGHEREFSTKEIFVEYVLKNRLLWYIAFANVFVYLLRYGVLDWAPTYLKEAKHFSVDKTSWAYFFYEWAGIPGTLLCGWLSDKLFRGNRGATGVVFMLGVMVATLVYWLNPEGNPGVDLAALVCIGFLIYGPVMLIGLQALELVPKKAAGTAAGFTGLFGYLGGSVAANALVGYTVDHFGWDGGFMLLIGSCVLAIAFLALTLRHTGMVAKTGR